A portion of the Pseudarthrobacter sp. L1SW genome contains these proteins:
- the sufD gene encoding Fe-S cluster assembly protein SufD translates to MTEITTEKARIGAPSAQPFIDGFTEEGESLSPINAAGSKAPLAGEAVKSHSHGGGVGVPDSSRAGRLTSYKLADFKPLTGMEEDWRFTPLKRLRGLHSEVLAGAAPTVVVTGPEEVTVESVGRDDHRIGTAGIPEDRVSANAWENFAGATVVTIPSEFEATSEVTVDIEGTSLEAAAQHLLIVAEKFSKAVVVLNHRGSAVVSENVEIIVEDGASLTVITLQEWNDDAVHASSQQAKIGRDAKLKHVMVSLGGDLVRVTPSARFTAPGGEAELFGLYFADAGQHLEQRLFVDHAVANCKSNVLYKGALQGRNAHAVWVGDVLIRKEAEGTDTYEANRNLLLTDGARADSVPNLEIETGLIEGAGHASATGRMDDEHLFYLMARGIPEDVARRLVVRGFLNEIIQQIKVPSIEERLTEAVERELALTDN, encoded by the coding sequence ATGACTGAAATCACTACTGAAAAGGCACGCATCGGCGCGCCCTCAGCCCAGCCGTTCATCGACGGCTTCACCGAGGAAGGCGAGAGCCTTTCGCCCATCAACGCGGCAGGCTCCAAGGCTCCGCTCGCCGGCGAAGCGGTCAAGAGCCACTCGCACGGTGGCGGTGTTGGTGTTCCGGACAGCTCACGCGCAGGCCGCCTGACGTCCTACAAGCTTGCCGACTTCAAGCCGCTCACCGGCATGGAGGAGGACTGGCGCTTCACGCCGCTGAAGCGGCTCCGCGGACTTCACTCCGAGGTCCTCGCCGGCGCCGCGCCCACCGTGGTTGTCACCGGCCCGGAAGAGGTCACCGTTGAGAGCGTCGGCCGTGACGACCACCGCATCGGCACCGCCGGCATCCCCGAGGACCGGGTGTCCGCCAACGCCTGGGAGAACTTCGCCGGCGCCACGGTGGTGACCATCCCGTCCGAGTTCGAGGCGACGTCGGAGGTCACTGTTGACATCGAGGGCACGTCCCTCGAGGCCGCCGCGCAGCACCTGTTGATTGTCGCGGAAAAGTTCTCCAAGGCCGTTGTTGTCCTGAACCACAGGGGTTCGGCCGTTGTTTCGGAGAACGTCGAGATCATCGTGGAAGACGGCGCCAGCCTGACCGTTATCACGCTCCAGGAATGGAACGACGACGCCGTCCACGCCTCCTCCCAGCAGGCGAAAATCGGCCGTGACGCCAAGCTCAAGCACGTCATGGTGAGCCTCGGCGGCGACCTTGTCCGCGTCACGCCGTCGGCCCGCTTCACCGCCCCCGGCGGCGAGGCGGAGCTGTTTGGACTGTACTTCGCCGACGCCGGCCAGCACCTGGAGCAGCGACTGTTCGTTGACCACGCCGTGGCCAACTGCAAGTCCAACGTGCTGTACAAGGGCGCACTGCAGGGCCGGAACGCCCACGCCGTCTGGGTTGGCGACGTCCTGATCCGCAAGGAAGCCGAAGGCACCGACACCTACGAGGCCAACCGCAACCTGCTGCTGACCGACGGCGCCCGCGCCGACTCCGTGCCCAACCTCGAAATCGAGACCGGCCTGATCGAGGGTGCCGGCCACGCCAGCGCCACCGGCCGCATGGATGATGAGCACCTGTTCTACCTGATGGCACGCGGCATCCCCGAGGACGTTGCCCGCCGCCTGGTGGTCCGCGGCTTCCTGAACGAGATCATCCAGCAGATCAAGGTCCCCTCCATTGAGGAGCGGCTGACCGAGGCTGTTGAGCGCGAGCTCGCCCTGACGGACAACTAG
- the sufC gene encoding Fe-S cluster assembly ATPase SufC, with translation MSTLEIKDLHVSIETEQGTKEILKGVSLTIRTGETHAIMGPNGSGKSTLASTIAGHPRYNVTSGSITLDGEDVLEMSVDERARAGVFLAMQYPVEVPGVSMTNFLRTAKTAIDGEAPKLRTWTKDVKAAMEQLRIDADFAQRNVNEGFSGGEKKRVEILQLELFKPKFAVLDETDSGLDVDALKVVSEGVNRAHAEGKMGTLLITHYTRILRYIKPDFVHVFVDGQVVEEGGPELADRLEEEGYDRYAKGAGAATIAAPAPAQA, from the coding sequence ATGTCTACTCTTGAGATCAAGGACCTGCACGTCAGCATTGAGACGGAGCAGGGAACCAAGGAAATCCTGAAGGGCGTCAGCCTGACCATCCGGACCGGCGAGACCCACGCCATCATGGGCCCCAACGGCTCCGGCAAGTCCACGCTGGCCTCCACCATCGCTGGCCACCCCCGCTACAACGTCACCAGCGGCTCCATCACCCTGGACGGCGAAGACGTCCTGGAGATGAGCGTTGACGAGCGCGCCCGTGCCGGCGTCTTCCTGGCCATGCAGTACCCGGTGGAGGTCCCCGGCGTCAGCATGACCAACTTCCTCCGCACCGCCAAGACCGCCATCGACGGCGAAGCACCCAAGCTCCGCACCTGGACCAAGGACGTCAAGGCTGCCATGGAGCAGCTGCGGATCGACGCCGACTTTGCCCAGCGCAACGTGAACGAAGGCTTCTCCGGCGGCGAGAAGAAGCGCGTGGAAATCCTGCAGCTGGAACTCTTCAAGCCCAAGTTCGCCGTCCTGGACGAGACCGACTCCGGCCTGGACGTTGACGCGCTGAAGGTTGTCTCCGAGGGCGTCAACCGCGCCCACGCCGAGGGCAAGATGGGCACGCTGCTCATCACGCACTACACGCGCATCCTGCGCTACATCAAGCCTGACTTCGTCCACGTGTTCGTGGACGGCCAGGTTGTGGAAGAAGGCGGCCCGGAGCTGGCCGACCGCCTGGAAGAAGAAGGCTACGACCGCTACGCCAAGGGCGCCGGCGCAGCCACCATCGCGGCCCCCGCCCCAGCACAGGCCTAG
- a CDS encoding non-heme iron oxygenase ferredoxin subunit: protein MTDQPKGELVCKVDEIQLKQALRILIDDYPVAIVKDSMGEIHAIGDTCSHADISLSEGEVEGCAIECWGHGSQFDLRSGQPLQLPAYDPVPVFAVDIRGDEVYVDVTNVLNGAEAPNFS, encoded by the coding sequence ATGACTGACCAGCCAAAGGGCGAGCTTGTCTGCAAGGTGGATGAAATCCAGCTGAAGCAGGCGCTGCGGATCCTGATCGACGACTACCCTGTGGCCATCGTCAAGGACTCCATGGGGGAGATCCACGCCATCGGCGACACCTGCTCGCATGCGGACATTTCGCTGTCCGAGGGCGAGGTGGAGGGCTGCGCCATCGAGTGCTGGGGCCATGGGTCCCAGTTCGACCTGCGCAGCGGCCAGCCGCTGCAGCTGCCGGCCTACGATCCCGTCCCGGTGTTCGCCGTCGACATCCGCGGGGACGAGGTCTACGTGGACGTCACCAACGTCCTCAACGGCGCCGAAGCTCCAAACTTCAGCTAG
- a CDS encoding metal-sulfur cluster assembly factor has product MTEINAARTSLEDVEEALKDVIDPELGVNVVDLGLLYGLKYSDDDGALLIDMTLTTAACPLTDVLEEQVGKALDGVVDEWRLNWVWMPPWGPERITDDGKDQMRALGFNI; this is encoded by the coding sequence ATGACCGAAATCAACGCGGCACGCACGAGCCTTGAGGACGTCGAAGAGGCGCTCAAGGACGTCATCGATCCTGAGCTCGGCGTCAACGTGGTGGACCTCGGGCTGTTGTACGGCCTGAAGTACTCCGACGACGACGGCGCGCTGCTGATCGACATGACCCTGACCACGGCCGCCTGCCCGCTCACCGATGTCCTGGAGGAGCAGGTGGGCAAGGCCCTCGATGGCGTTGTGGACGAATGGCGCCTCAACTGGGTATGGATGCCGCCATGGGGTCCCGAGCGGATCACCGACGACGGCAAGGACCAGATGCGGGCCCTCGGCTTCAACATCTAA
- a CDS encoding class I adenylate-forming enzyme family protein, producing the protein MPFLNRIQRWADERPHDTAVVIAGRRLSWAEFRESAGDLVAHAKSVTSLCEANSVDFATRFAAAVAGGRQCAVLDPAWPFQLQEDIRGRVEASALPAAVSPDDDLADGAPESTFLIGLTSGTTSVPKAFTRSRRSWQESFDASIEFFGLRQDDVTLAPGPLAASLNLYALAECLYAGSEFQTLESFDVGDVHAAIAHDRVTRLVLVPTMLRMLSERGLAGCVDASGVRTIICAGSKLDARTLEAARRWAPNATIFEYYGASELSFVSGAGLPARQLAVPGGTGIGRAFPGVEVRILDDTGAPLPDGEAGNICVRSPMVSNGYLWGDDGQALKSFDGWSTVGDQGYLAEGELHILGRRADMILTAGKNVYPHEVELALSAVPGVSAAVAAGIPDDLRGQRVVAGVLPSHGAVTATQLRAGLEEILARDKRPLQYYLLSELPTTDRGKVSRSLLLDWIHSRDQRVRSLGG; encoded by the coding sequence ATGCCTTTCCTTAACCGAATCCAGCGCTGGGCCGATGAACGGCCCCACGACACCGCCGTCGTGATTGCAGGACGGCGCCTTTCATGGGCTGAATTCCGGGAATCCGCTGGGGACCTGGTGGCCCATGCAAAGTCCGTGACGTCCCTCTGTGAAGCAAATTCGGTTGACTTTGCCACCAGGTTCGCCGCCGCAGTGGCCGGCGGGCGCCAGTGCGCGGTCCTTGACCCGGCATGGCCGTTCCAACTGCAGGAGGACATCAGGGGGCGTGTTGAAGCCTCGGCACTTCCGGCCGCGGTGTCGCCTGACGATGACCTGGCCGATGGCGCGCCGGAGTCCACCTTCCTCATCGGCCTCACGTCCGGCACCACCTCGGTGCCCAAAGCCTTCACACGCTCCCGGCGGTCCTGGCAGGAATCCTTCGACGCCTCGATCGAGTTCTTTGGACTCCGTCAGGACGATGTGACGCTGGCGCCCGGACCGCTCGCCGCGAGCCTCAACCTCTATGCCCTGGCAGAGTGCCTCTATGCCGGCTCTGAGTTCCAGACCCTCGAATCCTTTGACGTCGGGGACGTCCATGCCGCCATCGCGCATGACCGCGTCACCAGGCTGGTGCTGGTGCCCACCATGCTGAGGATGCTCAGCGAGCGCGGCCTGGCCGGATGCGTGGACGCTTCCGGAGTACGCACCATCATCTGTGCCGGCTCAAAGCTGGACGCCCGGACCCTTGAGGCCGCGCGCCGCTGGGCCCCGAACGCCACCATCTTCGAGTACTACGGCGCCTCGGAACTGAGCTTTGTTTCCGGGGCCGGGCTGCCCGCCCGGCAGCTTGCCGTGCCCGGCGGGACCGGCATCGGCCGGGCATTTCCGGGCGTGGAGGTCCGGATCCTCGATGACACCGGGGCGCCCCTTCCGGACGGCGAGGCCGGGAACATCTGCGTCCGGAGCCCGATGGTCAGCAACGGCTACCTCTGGGGCGACGACGGCCAGGCGCTGAAGTCATTTGACGGCTGGTCCACCGTGGGGGACCAGGGGTATCTCGCCGAGGGGGAACTCCACATCCTGGGCCGCCGCGCGGACATGATCCTCACGGCAGGCAAGAACGTGTATCCGCATGAGGTTGAACTGGCACTGTCAGCCGTGCCCGGGGTATCCGCCGCTGTGGCTGCCGGAATACCGGACGACCTGCGCGGCCAGCGTGTGGTGGCCGGTGTTCTTCCCTCCCACGGGGCGGTCACGGCAACGCAGCTCCGGGCAGGACTTGAAGAGATCCTGGCGCGGGACAAGCGGCCGCTCCAGTATTACCTCCTGTCCGAACTGCCCACCACGGACCGCGGCAAGGTCAGCAGGAGCCTGCTGCTGGACTGGATACACTCCCGGGACCAAAGGGTGCGCAGCCTTGGCGGTTGA
- a CDS encoding helix-turn-helix transcriptional regulator has protein sequence MYSMTNATAVPVARHGASAVTAERGVMPAGPVADADERTRDRVLAAVLEHGPVSAAELGDLLGFTPAAVRRHLDHLSRAGVIEVKRVAKSGAGAGRPARRYVLSSQGQSSLGDDYLDIAALALQQLQKMAGPDAVRAFAVERFADMERRYAPEIEKAGPDITDRAKALADALSRDNFVASAASIEAKAPLPAALSSVQLCQGHCPIQQLAARFPVFCDVETEVFSRLVGVDVRRLSTLARGGHVCTTHIPTGRLSAGGPKPLPAAPASLNEVNNHQQERP, from the coding sequence GTGTATTCCATGACCAACGCTACTGCTGTGCCTGTTGCCCGGCACGGGGCTTCCGCTGTCACCGCGGAACGTGGCGTCATGCCCGCAGGTCCGGTGGCTGACGCCGATGAGCGCACCCGCGACCGCGTCCTCGCCGCCGTCCTGGAACACGGGCCGGTCAGCGCCGCTGAACTGGGCGACCTGCTCGGCTTCACGCCTGCGGCAGTCCGCCGGCACCTGGACCATCTGTCCCGCGCGGGCGTTATCGAAGTCAAGCGGGTGGCCAAGTCGGGGGCAGGCGCAGGCCGTCCGGCACGGCGTTACGTCCTCAGCTCCCAAGGCCAGTCGAGCCTTGGCGATGACTACCTTGATATCGCCGCGTTGGCACTCCAGCAGCTCCAGAAAATGGCGGGCCCGGACGCAGTGCGCGCCTTCGCCGTCGAGCGTTTTGCCGACATGGAGCGCCGGTACGCGCCCGAGATCGAGAAGGCCGGCCCGGACATCACTGACCGGGCCAAAGCGTTGGCGGATGCCCTGAGTCGTGACAACTTCGTGGCGTCGGCAGCCTCCATCGAGGCCAAGGCTCCGCTCCCCGCCGCCCTTTCCAGCGTCCAGCTGTGCCAGGGCCACTGCCCCATCCAGCAGCTCGCCGCCCGGTTCCCCGTGTTCTGCGACGTGGAGACCGAAGTCTTCTCCCGGCTGGTGGGCGTGGACGTGCGGCGGCTTTCCACCCTTGCCCGCGGCGGGCACGTCTGCACCACCCACATTCCCACAGGCCGGCTGTCTGCCGGAGGGCCTAAACCGCTCCCGGCAGCCCCCGCCAGCCTGAATGAAGTAAACAACCATCAGCAAGAAAGGCCGTGA
- a CDS encoding IS30 family transposase: MSRRDAVKALGVPRSSAREWELGVRKSGGRRIYPGGQRMHYNHDVDSSTLPAVPGKRQQTRSVSISVLERAIDPRFLSLQERETIRDLNGAGASLRTIAAVLQRSPSTVSREIARNGHPGVGYQPYAAQRQAASRRARPKTGKLAGESDLSNYVKEKLLLRWSPEQISHTLVEDFPELPEMRVCPETIYQALYVQARGGLKREIQAALRTGRTRRKPHNTGEQRISRFADPMVMISERPPEVEDRAVPGHWEGDLITGTLNQSAIATLVERTTRYVMLVHLPNDHTAETVRDGLVRTISSLPAHLRGSLTWDQGAEMAGHRSFTMATDMPVYFCDPASPWQRGSNENTNGLLRQYFPKGTDLSAYGTEDLEHVAQELNGRPRKTLGWKTPAERLRDLLLTT; this comes from the coding sequence CTGAGCCGGCGCGATGCGGTCAAGGCCCTGGGCGTTCCCCGCAGCAGTGCACGGGAGTGGGAGCTTGGGGTGAGGAAATCTGGCGGTCGACGCATTTATCCAGGTGGACAGAGAATGCATTACAACCATGATGTGGATTCTTCAACACTTCCTGCCGTCCCCGGCAAAAGGCAGCAGACCCGGTCGGTATCGATCTCGGTGCTTGAACGGGCCATTGACCCGAGGTTTCTGTCGCTGCAAGAACGCGAGACCATCCGGGACCTGAACGGCGCTGGGGCCTCGCTGCGTACAATCGCGGCAGTGTTGCAGCGATCGCCGTCGACCGTTAGCCGGGAAATCGCCCGTAACGGCCACCCGGGTGTTGGCTACCAGCCGTATGCGGCGCAACGTCAAGCTGCCTCACGCCGCGCCCGGCCCAAAACCGGGAAACTCGCTGGTGAATCGGATCTGAGCAACTACGTGAAGGAGAAACTGCTCCTACGCTGGTCTCCAGAGCAGATCAGCCACACGCTGGTCGAAGATTTCCCCGAACTGCCGGAGATGCGTGTGTGCCCAGAGACGATCTATCAAGCCCTCTACGTCCAGGCCAGAGGGGGGCTCAAACGCGAAATTCAGGCGGCCCTGCGCACCGGCCGGACCCGCCGCAAACCCCATAACACCGGCGAACAGCGCATCTCCCGCTTCGCCGACCCCATGGTCATGATCTCCGAACGACCGCCCGAGGTCGAGGACCGCGCCGTACCCGGCCACTGGGAAGGCGACCTGATCACCGGCACACTAAACCAGTCCGCCATCGCAACCCTGGTCGAACGCACCACCCGGTACGTGATGCTCGTCCACCTGCCAAATGACCACACCGCCGAAACCGTCCGTGACGGCCTCGTCCGGACCATCAGTTCCCTTCCAGCGCACCTGCGCGGCTCACTGACCTGGGACCAAGGCGCCGAAATGGCCGGACACCGATCCTTCACCATGGCCACCGACATGCCCGTCTACTTCTGCGACCCCGCCAGCCCCTGGCAACGCGGCTCGAATGAAAACACCAACGGGCTACTGCGCCAGTACTTCCCTAAAGGCACCGACCTGTCCGCCTACGGCACTGAAGACCTCGAACACGTCGCCCAGGAACTCAACGGCCGCCCACGCAAAACGCTCGGCTGGAAGACCCCAGCCGAGCGTTTACGTGATTTACTACTAACCACCTAA
- the sufB gene encoding Fe-S cluster assembly protein SufB — protein sequence MTDQLSEKAVAENTVISEILEKNPELHGIGNYEYGWADKNDVGANARRGLNEEVVRDISAKKSEPEWMLDLRLKGLKYFDRKPMPTWGADLSGIDFDNIKYFVRSTEKQATSWDDLPEDIKNTYDKLGIPEAEKQRLVSGVAAQYESEVVYHQLREDLERQGVIFLDTDTALKEHPEIFQEYFGTVIPVGDNKFASLNTSVWSGGSFVYVPKGVHVDIPLQAYFRINTENMGQFERTLIIADEDSYVHYIEGCTAPIYTSDSLHSAVVEIIVKKGARVRYTTIQNWSNNVYNLVTKRAICEEGATMEWVDGNIGSKVTMKYPAVYLVGEHAKGETLSIAFAGEGQHQDTGSKMVHIAPNTKSSIISKSVARGGGRAAYRGLVQVREGAKHSANTVRCDALLVDTISRSDTYPYIDIREDDVVMGHEATVSRVSEEQLFYLMSRGMREDEAMAMIVRGFIEPIARELPMEYALELNRLIELQMEGSVG from the coding sequence ATGACGGACCAACTATCAGAGAAAGCAGTAGCCGAAAACACTGTGATCTCGGAGATTCTGGAAAAGAATCCCGAGCTCCACGGCATCGGCAACTACGAGTACGGATGGGCTGACAAGAACGACGTCGGCGCCAACGCACGCCGTGGGCTCAACGAAGAAGTGGTCCGGGACATTTCGGCCAAGAAGAGCGAGCCGGAATGGATGCTCGACCTGCGCCTCAAGGGCCTGAAGTACTTCGACCGCAAGCCCATGCCCACGTGGGGTGCGGACCTCTCCGGCATCGACTTCGACAACATCAAGTACTTTGTCCGTTCCACGGAGAAGCAGGCCACCTCGTGGGACGACCTTCCTGAGGACATCAAGAACACCTACGACAAGCTGGGTATCCCGGAGGCCGAAAAGCAGCGCCTGGTTTCCGGCGTCGCCGCCCAGTACGAGTCCGAGGTTGTCTACCACCAGCTCCGCGAGGACCTCGAGCGGCAGGGTGTCATCTTCCTGGACACCGACACCGCGCTGAAGGAACACCCGGAGATCTTCCAGGAGTATTTCGGCACGGTCATCCCCGTGGGCGACAACAAGTTCGCGTCGCTGAACACCTCCGTATGGTCCGGCGGTTCCTTCGTCTACGTCCCCAAGGGCGTCCACGTGGACATCCCGCTGCAGGCATACTTCCGCATTAACACGGAAAACATGGGCCAGTTCGAGCGGACCCTGATCATTGCCGACGAGGACTCCTACGTCCACTACATCGAGGGCTGCACCGCGCCCATCTACACCTCGGACTCGCTGCACTCCGCCGTGGTGGAGATCATCGTGAAGAAGGGCGCCCGCGTCCGGTACACCACCATCCAGAACTGGTCCAACAACGTGTACAACCTGGTGACCAAGCGTGCCATCTGCGAAGAGGGCGCCACCATGGAATGGGTCGACGGCAACATCGGCTCCAAGGTCACCATGAAGTACCCGGCCGTCTACCTCGTCGGCGAGCACGCCAAGGGCGAGACCCTGTCCATCGCGTTCGCCGGCGAAGGCCAGCACCAGGACACCGGCTCCAAGATGGTGCACATCGCGCCGAACACCAAGAGCTCCATCATCTCCAAGTCGGTGGCCCGCGGCGGCGGACGCGCTGCGTACCGCGGCCTGGTCCAGGTCCGCGAAGGCGCCAAGCACTCGGCCAACACCGTCCGCTGCGACGCGCTGCTCGTTGACACGATCAGCCGTTCGGACACCTACCCGTACATCGACATCCGCGAGGACGATGTCGTGATGGGCCACGAGGCAACTGTTTCCCGGGTCAGCGAAGAGCAGCTCTTCTACCTGATGTCCCGCGGCATGCGCGAAGACGAAGCCATGGCGATGATCGTCCGCGGCTTCATCGAGCCGATTGCCCGCGAGCTCCCCATGGAGTATGCACTTGAGCTGAACCGCCTGATTGAACTGCAGATGGAAGGGTCCGTCGGATAA
- a CDS encoding neutral zinc metallopeptidase, producing MSFNDNVQLDPSQVQDRRGMGRGVKVGGGIGGGLILLIATLLGVNPQLLEGLAGAGQAPQSQGTAPACQTGADADARVDCRITGTVNSLNAFWPAYLQQYNVKYPQPETVIFEQGVSTGCGTASSAVGPFYCPTDTTAYFDPGFFQELVDRFGSSGGPLAQEYVVAHEFGHHIQNVLGSLDQAQQDPQGPESGAVRVELQADCYAGLWAKHASTQPGPDGQPFLEQLTQQDLNDALSAASAVGDDRIQEAATGRVSPEAWTHGSSEQRQRWFYRGYETGDINQCDTFSSPSL from the coding sequence ATGAGTTTCAACGACAATGTGCAGCTGGACCCCTCGCAGGTCCAGGACCGGCGCGGCATGGGCCGTGGAGTAAAAGTGGGCGGCGGCATCGGCGGTGGGCTCATCCTGCTCATTGCCACGCTCCTGGGCGTCAACCCCCAGCTGCTGGAAGGCCTGGCCGGCGCGGGCCAGGCGCCGCAGAGCCAGGGCACGGCTCCTGCCTGCCAGACCGGGGCGGATGCGGACGCCCGCGTGGACTGCCGCATCACCGGCACGGTGAACAGCCTGAACGCCTTCTGGCCTGCTTATCTGCAGCAGTACAACGTGAAGTACCCGCAGCCGGAGACGGTGATCTTCGAGCAGGGGGTCAGCACCGGCTGCGGCACGGCCTCCAGCGCGGTTGGACCGTTCTACTGCCCCACCGACACCACCGCCTACTTTGATCCCGGGTTCTTCCAGGAGCTCGTGGACCGGTTCGGTTCCTCCGGCGGGCCGCTGGCGCAGGAGTACGTGGTGGCCCACGAGTTCGGGCACCACATCCAGAACGTGCTGGGCAGCCTGGACCAGGCCCAGCAGGATCCGCAGGGTCCGGAATCCGGCGCTGTCCGGGTTGAACTGCAGGCCGACTGCTACGCCGGACTCTGGGCAAAGCACGCATCCACCCAGCCTGGTCCGGACGGCCAGCCCTTCCTGGAGCAACTCACCCAGCAGGACCTGAACGACGCACTGTCCGCCGCGTCCGCAGTTGGTGACGACCGGATCCAGGAGGCAGCCACGGGCCGGGTCTCTCCGGAGGCCTGGACCCACGGCTCCAGTGAGCAGCGCCAGCGCTGGTTCTACCGGGGCTACGAGACCGGGGACATCAACCAGTGCGACACCTTCTCATCACCCTCGCTCTAA
- a CDS encoding ABC transporter ATP-binding protein, translating into MRSPQSPVLSINGLIKDVGPLSSLDGKMLRVVGGISLVAERGQVTALLGANGAGKTTTLECAQGLQKRSGGSISLLGQDPASAGADLRSRVGVMLQDGGLPPSARPLPLLRHVAGLYAHPWPVEDLVERLGIGAFGRTTVRRLSGGQKQRLALAAALIGRPEVLFLDEPSAGLDPQSRQLVFELIGELRDSGMGIILTTHLMDDAQRLADYVYIIDGGRNVAEGTVQELLQRGPAVEAGADHVRTLTFEAKPGLDLSGVLPPDVVISEERAGSYTATGTLTPRHLADLAEWWAVHDIMPAFMTLQARSLEDVFLDISGKDLR; encoded by the coding sequence GTGCGATCGCCCCAATCCCCTGTCCTGTCCATCAATGGGCTCATAAAGGATGTAGGCCCGCTTTCCAGCCTGGACGGCAAAATGCTCCGGGTGGTGGGCGGCATCTCGCTCGTTGCCGAGCGCGGGCAGGTCACGGCACTGCTGGGCGCCAACGGCGCCGGCAAAACCACAACCCTCGAATGCGCCCAGGGCCTGCAGAAGCGCAGCGGCGGCAGCATTTCCCTGCTGGGCCAGGATCCGGCCTCGGCAGGGGCGGACCTGCGTTCCCGCGTAGGTGTGATGCTCCAGGACGGCGGCCTCCCGCCGTCGGCCAGGCCCCTCCCGCTGCTGCGGCATGTCGCAGGACTCTACGCGCACCCCTGGCCCGTCGAGGACTTGGTTGAGCGGCTGGGGATCGGCGCTTTCGGCCGCACCACCGTCCGGCGGCTTTCAGGCGGCCAGAAACAGCGCCTCGCCCTAGCGGCTGCACTGATCGGCCGGCCGGAAGTCCTGTTCCTCGACGAGCCCAGCGCCGGGCTGGATCCGCAGTCCCGCCAACTGGTGTTCGAGCTGATCGGCGAACTCCGGGATTCAGGCATGGGAATCATCCTCACCACGCACCTGATGGACGACGCCCAGCGGCTGGCGGACTATGTCTACATCATCGACGGCGGCCGGAACGTCGCCGAGGGGACAGTCCAGGAACTCCTCCAGCGCGGACCCGCCGTGGAGGCGGGCGCCGACCACGTGCGGACCCTTACCTTCGAGGCGAAGCCGGGCCTGGACCTGTCCGGCGTGCTGCCCCCCGACGTCGTCATCTCCGAGGAACGGGCGGGCAGCTACACGGCCACCGGTACGCTGACCCCGCGCCACCTTGCGGACTTGGCTGAGTGGTGGGCCGTCCACGACATCATGCCCGCCTTCATGACCCTGCAGGCGCGTAGCCTTGAAGACGTTTTTCTGGACATTTCGGGAAAGGACCTCCGATGA
- a CDS encoding ABC transporter permease, giving the protein MNGTSTGAAGTAPGPGAGAPGGHGPAPLARRILLQGKYEALAMLRNGEQLILAVVLPLLALVGLTVTPFLDGLGPSRIDVAVPGILALCAMSTAFTGQGIATGFDRRYGVLRFLSTTPLGRGGLIAGKVLSVLAVLCLQVAVVASVGLALGWRPTAAGWVPGLLLLALGAAAFTALGLLVAGTVRPEATLAITNLLWILLGALGGIVIPAEKLPAGAQQIVGYLPSGALGEALRDAFLHGALNGAATLILVLWTVIAGAAAIRWFKWN; this is encoded by the coding sequence ATGAACGGGACCTCCACGGGTGCCGCAGGTACCGCTCCCGGCCCCGGCGCCGGAGCTCCCGGCGGCCACGGTCCCGCTCCCCTGGCGCGGCGCATCCTGCTGCAGGGCAAGTACGAGGCGCTGGCAATGCTGCGCAATGGCGAGCAGCTGATCCTTGCCGTGGTGCTGCCGCTGCTGGCGCTTGTTGGCCTGACGGTGACACCTTTCCTGGACGGGCTGGGGCCCAGCCGCATCGACGTGGCAGTGCCCGGAATCCTCGCCCTCTGCGCCATGTCCACGGCCTTTACCGGCCAGGGCATCGCCACCGGTTTCGACCGGCGCTATGGCGTGCTCCGCTTCCTCTCCACCACGCCGCTGGGCCGCGGTGGGCTGATCGCAGGAAAGGTGCTTTCCGTCCTGGCGGTGCTGTGCCTGCAGGTTGCCGTGGTGGCCTCCGTTGGGCTGGCCCTGGGATGGCGGCCGACGGCGGCTGGCTGGGTTCCCGGGCTCCTGCTCCTTGCGCTGGGGGCGGCAGCTTTTACTGCCCTGGGCCTCCTGGTGGCCGGAACCGTCCGGCCGGAGGCCACCCTGGCCATCACCAACCTGCTCTGGATCCTCCTGGGGGCCTTGGGCGGAATCGTGATTCCGGCGGAAAAGCTGCCCGCCGGGGCCCAGCAGATCGTCGGATACTTGCCCTCGGGCGCACTGGGCGAAGCCCTGCGGGACGCCTTCCTGCACGGCGCGCTGAACGGCGCCGCCACCCTCATACTGGTGCTCTGGACAGTTATTGCCGGGGCAGCAGCAATCCGTTGGTTCAAGTGGAATTGA